A single Papilio machaon chromosome 12, ilPapMach1.1, whole genome shotgun sequence DNA region contains:
- the LOC106713760 gene encoding uncharacterized protein LOC106713760 isoform X1 produces MDLAETMKNVLAKSTGSASSAASSSGAATPHGAEGYVTEKLYMLLQLYLQNKGWSPSIELLQCFSDLKESSMLPSAAYLQMMASRVGLDTQGRLILRENGKIILPYEHFANAVMLKHMNGPHGLHLGLEATVRAVVESYTIGREQFGMEKEFIIEVVQNCPNPACRYYKNQLEMTQKSIQQHLSQQPTYIPDAGSSSLSDSQAVERLLRGSLPQDYQLPLAPHIAALTGGLTGEKSERRSQEKLSQHQQLLLHQGRSLHADKYSHTQRSSASSQSSLDTKSKHHYSDEHKLTDFLRANLESLEGLSGAGGAGGAAGSGGAAGAGGAGGAGGGQERVVRAFAELARNLQRMRPCVRPAMCKPYGKQSEQLQKILLDTIQLVQSLRSYLPPPHIQVTSWKNDDKLRSNNMEELESRKIVSGN; encoded by the exons ATGGATTTGGCGGAGACAATGAAGAATGTGTTAGCAAAAAGCACTGGCAGTGCTAGCAGTGCTGCAAGCTCTTCCGGAGCCGCAACGCCGCACGGTGCAGAGGGATACGTCACTGAGAAGCTGTACATGCTTCTGCAGTTGTACTTGCAAAATAAAGGCTGGAGTCCTAGTATAGAGCTGTTGCAATGTTTCAGTGACCTCAAAGAATCTTCTATGTTGCCCAGTGCTGCTTATttaca AATGATGGCATCCAGAGTTGGATTAGACACACAAGGAAGACTGATACTCCGtgaaaatggtaaaataattttaccataTGAACATTTTGCTAATGCGGTTATGTTGAAGCATATGAACGGCCCACATGGGCTACATTTAGGTCTGGAAGCTACAGTCAGAGCG gttgtTGAATCATACACAATAGGAAGAGAACAATTTGGTATGGAGAAAGAATTTATAATAGAGGTTGTGCAAAATTGTCCAAACCCTGCTTGTCGGTACTACAAAAATCAACTGGAAATGACACAAAAATCAATTCAACAACATTTATCTCAACAGCCAACATATATTCCag ACGCGGGCAGTTCGAGCCTGTCCGACAGCCAGGCGGTGGAGCGGCTGTTGCGAGGCTCACTGCCGCAGGACTACCAGCTGCCGCTGGCGCCACACATTGCCGCCCTCA CAGGTGGTCTGACAGGTGAGAAGTCAGAGCGGCGGTCGCAGGAGAAGCTGTCGCAGCACCAACAGCTGCTGCTCCACCAGGGCCGCTCGCTGCATGCAGACAAGTACAGCCACACGCAGCGCTCCTCCGCCTCCTCCCAGTCCAGCCTCGACACTAAGTCCAAACATCATTACTCCGATGAACATAAACTTACAGATTTCTTGAG GGCGAACTTGGAGAGCCTGGAGGGTCTGTCGGGCGCGGGGGGTGCAGGGGGTGCGGCGGGCTCGGGGGGTGCGGCGGGTGCGGGCGGTGCtgggggtgcggggggcgggCAGGAGCGAGTGGTGCGCGCGTTCGCAGAGCTGGCGCGCAACCTGCAGCGCATGCGGCCCTGCGTGCGCCCCGCCATGTGCAAACCTTACGGCAAACAGAGCGAGCAGCTGCAAAAGA TATTACTGGACACGATCCAGTTGGTGCAGTCGTTGCGCAGCTACCTGCCGCCGCCGCACATACAGGTCACCTCGTGGAAGAACGACGACAAGTTGCG TTCCAACAATATGGAGGAATTGGAGAGCCGTAAGATCGTGAGCGGCAACTAG
- the LOC106713760 gene encoding uncharacterized protein LOC106713760 isoform X2 — translation MDLAETMKNVLAKSTGSASSAASSSGAATPHGAEGYVTEKLYMLLQLYLQNKGWSPSIELLQCFSDLKESSMLPSAAYLQMMASRVGLDTQGRLILRENGKIILPYEHFANAVMLKHMNGPHGLHLGLEATVRAVVESYTIGREQFGMEKEFIIEVVQNCPNPACRYYKNQLEMTQKSIQQHLSQQPTYIPDAGSSSLSDSQAVERLLRGSLPQDYQLPLAPHIAALSGLTGEKSERRSQEKLSQHQQLLLHQGRSLHADKYSHTQRSSASSQSSLDTKSKHHYSDEHKLTDFLRANLESLEGLSGAGGAGGAAGSGGAAGAGGAGGAGGGQERVVRAFAELARNLQRMRPCVRPAMCKPYGKQSEQLQKILLDTIQLVQSLRSYLPPPHIQVTSWKNDDKLRSNNMEELESRKIVSGN, via the exons ATGGATTTGGCGGAGACAATGAAGAATGTGTTAGCAAAAAGCACTGGCAGTGCTAGCAGTGCTGCAAGCTCTTCCGGAGCCGCAACGCCGCACGGTGCAGAGGGATACGTCACTGAGAAGCTGTACATGCTTCTGCAGTTGTACTTGCAAAATAAAGGCTGGAGTCCTAGTATAGAGCTGTTGCAATGTTTCAGTGACCTCAAAGAATCTTCTATGTTGCCCAGTGCTGCTTATttaca AATGATGGCATCCAGAGTTGGATTAGACACACAAGGAAGACTGATACTCCGtgaaaatggtaaaataattttaccataTGAACATTTTGCTAATGCGGTTATGTTGAAGCATATGAACGGCCCACATGGGCTACATTTAGGTCTGGAAGCTACAGTCAGAGCG gttgtTGAATCATACACAATAGGAAGAGAACAATTTGGTATGGAGAAAGAATTTATAATAGAGGTTGTGCAAAATTGTCCAAACCCTGCTTGTCGGTACTACAAAAATCAACTGGAAATGACACAAAAATCAATTCAACAACATTTATCTCAACAGCCAACATATATTCCag ACGCGGGCAGTTCGAGCCTGTCCGACAGCCAGGCGGTGGAGCGGCTGTTGCGAGGCTCACTGCCGCAGGACTACCAGCTGCCGCTGGCGCCACACATTGCCGCCCTCA GTGGTCTGACAGGTGAGAAGTCAGAGCGGCGGTCGCAGGAGAAGCTGTCGCAGCACCAACAGCTGCTGCTCCACCAGGGCCGCTCGCTGCATGCAGACAAGTACAGCCACACGCAGCGCTCCTCCGCCTCCTCCCAGTCCAGCCTCGACACTAAGTCCAAACATCATTACTCCGATGAACATAAACTTACAGATTTCTTGAG GGCGAACTTGGAGAGCCTGGAGGGTCTGTCGGGCGCGGGGGGTGCAGGGGGTGCGGCGGGCTCGGGGGGTGCGGCGGGTGCGGGCGGTGCtgggggtgcggggggcgggCAGGAGCGAGTGGTGCGCGCGTTCGCAGAGCTGGCGCGCAACCTGCAGCGCATGCGGCCCTGCGTGCGCCCCGCCATGTGCAAACCTTACGGCAAACAGAGCGAGCAGCTGCAAAAGA TATTACTGGACACGATCCAGTTGGTGCAGTCGTTGCGCAGCTACCTGCCGCCGCCGCACATACAGGTCACCTCGTGGAAGAACGACGACAAGTTGCG TTCCAACAATATGGAGGAATTGGAGAGCCGTAAGATCGTGAGCGGCAACTAG
- the LOC106713760 gene encoding uncharacterized protein LOC106713760 isoform X3 has translation MDLAETMKNVLAKSTGSASSAASSSGAATPHGAEGYVTEKLYMLLQLYLQNKGWSPSIELLQCFSDLKESSMLPSAAYLQMMASRVGLDTQGRLILRENGKIILPYEHFANAVMLKHMNGPHGLHLGLEATVRAVVESYTIGREQFGMEKEFIIEVVQNCPNPACRYYKNQLEMTQKSIQQHLSQQPTYIPAGGLTGEKSERRSQEKLSQHQQLLLHQGRSLHADKYSHTQRSSASSQSSLDTKSKHHYSDEHKLTDFLRANLESLEGLSGAGGAGGAAGSGGAAGAGGAGGAGGGQERVVRAFAELARNLQRMRPCVRPAMCKPYGKQSEQLQKILLDTIQLVQSLRSYLPPPHIQVTSWKNDDKLRSNNMEELESRKIVSGN, from the exons ATGGATTTGGCGGAGACAATGAAGAATGTGTTAGCAAAAAGCACTGGCAGTGCTAGCAGTGCTGCAAGCTCTTCCGGAGCCGCAACGCCGCACGGTGCAGAGGGATACGTCACTGAGAAGCTGTACATGCTTCTGCAGTTGTACTTGCAAAATAAAGGCTGGAGTCCTAGTATAGAGCTGTTGCAATGTTTCAGTGACCTCAAAGAATCTTCTATGTTGCCCAGTGCTGCTTATttaca AATGATGGCATCCAGAGTTGGATTAGACACACAAGGAAGACTGATACTCCGtgaaaatggtaaaataattttaccataTGAACATTTTGCTAATGCGGTTATGTTGAAGCATATGAACGGCCCACATGGGCTACATTTAGGTCTGGAAGCTACAGTCAGAGCG gttgtTGAATCATACACAATAGGAAGAGAACAATTTGGTATGGAGAAAGAATTTATAATAGAGGTTGTGCAAAATTGTCCAAACCCTGCTTGTCGGTACTACAAAAATCAACTGGAAATGACACAAAAATCAATTCAACAACATTTATCTCAACAGCCAACATATATTCCag CAGGTGGTCTGACAGGTGAGAAGTCAGAGCGGCGGTCGCAGGAGAAGCTGTCGCAGCACCAACAGCTGCTGCTCCACCAGGGCCGCTCGCTGCATGCAGACAAGTACAGCCACACGCAGCGCTCCTCCGCCTCCTCCCAGTCCAGCCTCGACACTAAGTCCAAACATCATTACTCCGATGAACATAAACTTACAGATTTCTTGAG GGCGAACTTGGAGAGCCTGGAGGGTCTGTCGGGCGCGGGGGGTGCAGGGGGTGCGGCGGGCTCGGGGGGTGCGGCGGGTGCGGGCGGTGCtgggggtgcggggggcgggCAGGAGCGAGTGGTGCGCGCGTTCGCAGAGCTGGCGCGCAACCTGCAGCGCATGCGGCCCTGCGTGCGCCCCGCCATGTGCAAACCTTACGGCAAACAGAGCGAGCAGCTGCAAAAGA TATTACTGGACACGATCCAGTTGGTGCAGTCGTTGCGCAGCTACCTGCCGCCGCCGCACATACAGGTCACCTCGTGGAAGAACGACGACAAGTTGCG TTCCAACAATATGGAGGAATTGGAGAGCCGTAAGATCGTGAGCGGCAACTAG
- the LOC106713760 gene encoding uncharacterized protein LOC106713760 isoform X4, with protein sequence MDLAETMKNVLAKSTGSASSAASSSGAATPHGAEGYVTEKLYMLLQLYLQNKGWSPSIELLQCFSDLKESSMLPSAAYLQMMASRVGLDTQGRLILRENGKIILPYEHFANAVMLKHMNGPHGLHLGLEATVRAVVESYTIGREQFGMEKEFIIEVVQNCPNPACRYYKNQLEMTQKSIQQHLSQQPTYIPGGLTGEKSERRSQEKLSQHQQLLLHQGRSLHADKYSHTQRSSASSQSSLDTKSKHHYSDEHKLTDFLRANLESLEGLSGAGGAGGAAGSGGAAGAGGAGGAGGGQERVVRAFAELARNLQRMRPCVRPAMCKPYGKQSEQLQKILLDTIQLVQSLRSYLPPPHIQVTSWKNDDKLRSNNMEELESRKIVSGN encoded by the exons ATGGATTTGGCGGAGACAATGAAGAATGTGTTAGCAAAAAGCACTGGCAGTGCTAGCAGTGCTGCAAGCTCTTCCGGAGCCGCAACGCCGCACGGTGCAGAGGGATACGTCACTGAGAAGCTGTACATGCTTCTGCAGTTGTACTTGCAAAATAAAGGCTGGAGTCCTAGTATAGAGCTGTTGCAATGTTTCAGTGACCTCAAAGAATCTTCTATGTTGCCCAGTGCTGCTTATttaca AATGATGGCATCCAGAGTTGGATTAGACACACAAGGAAGACTGATACTCCGtgaaaatggtaaaataattttaccataTGAACATTTTGCTAATGCGGTTATGTTGAAGCATATGAACGGCCCACATGGGCTACATTTAGGTCTGGAAGCTACAGTCAGAGCG gttgtTGAATCATACACAATAGGAAGAGAACAATTTGGTATGGAGAAAGAATTTATAATAGAGGTTGTGCAAAATTGTCCAAACCCTGCTTGTCGGTACTACAAAAATCAACTGGAAATGACACAAAAATCAATTCAACAACATTTATCTCAACAGCCAACATATATTCCag GTGGTCTGACAGGTGAGAAGTCAGAGCGGCGGTCGCAGGAGAAGCTGTCGCAGCACCAACAGCTGCTGCTCCACCAGGGCCGCTCGCTGCATGCAGACAAGTACAGCCACACGCAGCGCTCCTCCGCCTCCTCCCAGTCCAGCCTCGACACTAAGTCCAAACATCATTACTCCGATGAACATAAACTTACAGATTTCTTGAG GGCGAACTTGGAGAGCCTGGAGGGTCTGTCGGGCGCGGGGGGTGCAGGGGGTGCGGCGGGCTCGGGGGGTGCGGCGGGTGCGGGCGGTGCtgggggtgcggggggcgggCAGGAGCGAGTGGTGCGCGCGTTCGCAGAGCTGGCGCGCAACCTGCAGCGCATGCGGCCCTGCGTGCGCCCCGCCATGTGCAAACCTTACGGCAAACAGAGCGAGCAGCTGCAAAAGA TATTACTGGACACGATCCAGTTGGTGCAGTCGTTGCGCAGCTACCTGCCGCCGCCGCACATACAGGTCACCTCGTGGAAGAACGACGACAAGTTGCG TTCCAACAATATGGAGGAATTGGAGAGCCGTAAGATCGTGAGCGGCAACTAG